In Astatotilapia calliptera chromosome 23, fAstCal1.2, whole genome shotgun sequence, a genomic segment contains:
- the LOC113016489 gene encoding dimethylaniline monooxygenase [N-oxide-forming] 5-like, protein MVHKVAVIGAGPCGLTSVKACLDEGMEPTCFESSDDMGGLWKFKEVSEPNRASIYRSLTINVWKEMMCYSDYPIPADYPNYMHHSKILNYFRMYADHFKLLQYIRFQTKVKSVKQRPDFSRTGQWDVVTETRDGYEENHIFDAIICCTGHFNYPNLPLKDFPGIETFEGKYSHSWDYKGPEDMHGKRVVVIGIGNSGGDIAVEGSRVAEQMYLSTRSGAWVIRQVSDNGLPVDRFNTRFVHIMFRLLPMRFLNWLGEKKLNSMYDHAMYGLKPKHRLFSQIPVINDDLPFRILSGSVIVKPNIKEIRGSTVVFDDGSTAENVDLIVFATGYNYDFPYLPKNAIYKSGHRIGLYKHVFPPILEQPTLAIVGFIHSDGAIMPQAEMQARFVTRVFKGHKKLPSNQAMIKAVENDTKKIAKNYVVSKLTPLQVDFVEHMDDLAKDIGVQPNLLWLFLTDFPLFKKVLWGPVTAYQYRLMGPGKWEGARKAIFTQYDRMYQPLKTRQLNAQQSSTTGFLIKLSLTFMAGGAAIYYIHRNPTTISTLVSKLRPQSV, encoded by the exons ATGGTTCACAAAGTAGCAGTGATCGGGGCAGGACCCTGTGGTCTGACCAGCGTAAAGGCTTGTCTGGATGAGGGCATGGAGCCAACCTGCTTTGAAAGCAGTGATGACATGGGTGGACTGTGGAAATTCAAG GAAGTGTCAGAACCAAACAGAGCTAGTATCTATCGTTCCCTTACTATCAATGTGTGGAAGGAGATGATGTGCTACAGTGACTACCCAATCCCTGCAGACTACCCCAACTACATGCACCACTCTAAAATCTTGAACTACTTCAGAATGTATGCAGACCACTTTAAACTACTGCAATACATTCGCTTCCAG ACCAAAGTCAAGAGTGTGAAACAGAGACCGGACTTTTCTCGCACTGGTCAGTGGGATGTGGTGACTGAGACTAGAGATGGATACGAGGAGAACCACATTTTTGATGCCATTATCTGCTGCACTGGTCACTTCAACTATCCTAACCTGCCACTCAAAGACTTCCCAG GAATTGAGACATTTGAAGGAAAATACTCCCATAGCTGGGACTACAAGGGGCCTGAAGACATGCATGGGAAGAGAGTTGTGGTCATCGGCATCGGCAACTCAGGAGGTGACATCGCGGTGGAGGGCAGCAGAGTTGCAGAGCAG ATGTATCTGAGCACTCGTAGTGGTGCTTGGGTCATTCGTCAGGTTTCTGACAATGGTCTTCCAGTGGACAGGTTCAACACACGCTTTGTCCATATCATGTTCAGGCTGTTGCCAATGAGATTTCTCAACTGGCTTGGTGAGAAAAAGCTCAACTCCATGTATGATCACGCCATGTATGGCCTCAAACCCAAACACAG GCTCTTCAGCCAGATCCCAGTGATCAATGACGATCTGCCCTTCCGGATTTTGTCTGGGTCGGTCATCGTCAAACCAAACATAAAAGAGATCCGTGGTTCCACTGTGGTGTTTGATGATGGCAGTACTGCAGAAAAT GTGGACCTGATTGTGTTTGCCACAGGATATAACTACGATTTCCCCTACTTGCCAAAAAATGCCATATACAAGTCTGGGCACCGTATTGGACTatacaaacatgtttttcctcCAATCCTAGAGCAGCCTACCCTAGCTATTGTGGGTTTTATCCATTCTGACGGAGCCATCATGCCTCAAGCTGAAATGCAGGCCCGTTTTGTCACTCGTGTCTTCAAAG GACATAAGAAACTGCCCTCAAACCAGGCCATGATCAAAGCTGTTGAGAATGACACCAAGAAGattgcaaaaaa CTACGTTGTGTCAAAGTTAACACCTCTGCAGGTGGACTTTGTTGAGCACATGGACGACTTAGCAAAGGACATTGGAGTGCAACCAAATCTCCTCTGGCTCTTCCTCACAGACTTCCCTCTATTTAAGAAAGTTCTGTGGGGGCCTGTTACAGCCTACCAGTACCGGTTGATGGGACCAGGAAAATGGGAGGGGGCACGCAAGGCAATCTTCACTCAGTATGACCGCATGTACCAACCTCTAAAAACTAGACAG CTGAATGCACAACAGAGTTCAACGACAGGTTTCCTGATCAAGCTTAGCTTGACATTCATGGCTGGAGGAGCTGCAATCTACTACATCCACCGCAACCCAACCACCATCTCCACCCTCGTGTCCAAGCTGCGTCCACAATCAGTCTGA
- the LOC113016660 gene encoding dimethylaniline monooxygenase [N-oxide-forming] 5-like isoform X1: MSDSQCLSIPKCSVMVRRVAVVGAGCSGLACIKICVDEGLEPVCFESSDDIGGMWNFRETPEPDRTSIYRSLVVNTSKEMMCFSDFPMPSDYPNFMHNSQLLQYFRLYAEHFDLLRYINFQTTVRSVLQRPDFSLSGQWEVVTINKNGQEERHIFDAILVCSGHYTHPTLPLSDFQGHETFSGRCLHSWEYKDANAFTGKRVVVVGTGNSGGDIAVEISRSAEKTFLSTRQGAWVLGRMSTNGVPLDIAVIKRINNVLFQLLPKTLVNWAAERALNNKYDHILYGLKPKHRHMERNLMINDDLPGRILQGAIVMKNNLEGFKDSRVVFEDGTVEKNIDAVVFCTGYIAKFPFLPSTLSEGPYEEVTLYKRAFPPSLQPPTLAVMGLFQVKGPLMPTVEMQARWAVKVFLGQSRLPTKEKMLDVIESERRRNMQSYPCPRQAVLQVDYIPYLDFMAGEVGVRPKLLRLFLRDPVLWAKVFFGPCTPYQYRLSGPGNWSGARQAIFTQWERVSQPFRTREIPDNTSKFGLCSPLMLTFTGTVIIVVLFSKGKIVTTLEAATEMLNKSTVFLRELWFSLPQNPDM; this comes from the exons ATGTCTGACTCACAGTGTCTTTCCATACCCAAGTGTTCAGTAATGGTTCGACGTGTGGCAGTAGTTGGAGCAGGCTGTTCTGGTTTGGCCTGTATCAAGATCTGTGTGGATGAGGGGCTCGAGCCTGTCTGCTTTGAAAGCAGTGATGACATTGGCGGCATGTGGAATTTTAGA GAGACACCTGAGCCAGATCGAACCAGCATCTACCGGTCCTTGGTGGTCAATACCTCCAAAGAAATGATGTGCTTCAGTGATTTTCCAATGCCATCTGACTATCCCAACTTCATGCATAACTCACAGCTTCTGCAGTACTTCAGGCTCTATGCTGAACACTTTGACCTGCTTAGATACATTAACTTTCAG ACCACAGTGAGGAGTGTTTTGCAAAGGCCGGATTTCTCTCTATCCGGCCAATGGGAAGTAGTGACCATAAACAAGAACGGACAGGAAGAGAGGCACATCTTTGATGCCATTCTGGTGTGCTCAGGTCACTACACCCATCCAACATTACCATTGTCTGACTTTCAAG ggcatgaaacCTTTTCTGGCAGGTGTCTTCACAGCTGGGAATATAAAGATGCAAATGCCTTCACAGGAAAaagggtggtggtggtcggCACTGGCAATTCTGGAGGTGATATTGCTGTGGAGATTAGCAGATCGGCCGAGAAG ACCTTTCTCAGTACACGTCAAGGGGCCTGGGTGCTGGGCAGGATGTCCACCAATGGCGTTCCTCTCGACATTGCAGTAATCAAACGGATCAACAACGTCCTCTTCCAATTGCTCCCCAAGACTTTGGTCAACTgggcagcagagagagcactGAACAATAAATATGACCACATATTGTATGGTCTAAAACCCAAACACAG ACATATGGAGAGAAACCTTATGATCAATGACGATCTCCCAGGCCGAATCCTTCAGGGGGCAATAGTCATGAAGAACAATCTGGAAGGGTTCAAGGACTCTAGAGTTGTATTTGAAGATGGCACGGTGGAGAAGAACATTGACGCCGTGGTATTTTGCACAGGTTACATTGCAAAGTTCCCATTCCTACCATCAACTCTGTCAGAGGGACCATATGAAGAGGTGACACTGTACAA GAGAGCGTTTCCTCCATCCCTGCAACCTCCCACACTGGCCGTCATGGGACTTTTCCAAGTAAAAGGTCCACTCATGCCTACAGTGGAAATGCAGGCTCGCTGGGCTGTTAAGGTCTTTTTAG GTCAGAGTCGTCTTCCAACCAAAGAGAAAATGCTGGATGTCATTGAAtctgagaggaggagaaacatgCAAAG CTATCCCTGTCCACGGCAGGCTGTTCTACAGGTTGATTACATCCCATATCTGGATTTTATGGCTGGGGAA GTAGGTGTTCGACCAAAACTCCTGAGGCTTTTTCTGAGAGACCCTGTGCTCTGGGCAAAGGTCTTCTTTGGTCCCTGCACACCTTATCAATATCGTCTTAGTGGGCCTGGAAATTGGTCTGGTGCCAGACAAGCTATCTTCACTCAGTGGGAGCGGGTTTCTCAACCGTTCAGAACCAGAGAAATACCAGACAACACCAGTAAATTTGGCTTGTGTTCTCCGCTGATGCTCACATTCACAGGAACTGTAATAATAGTCGTGCTTTTTTCTAAAGGCAAGATCGTTACGACCCTGGAAGCTGCTACTGAGATGCTGAACAAAAGCACAGTTTTTCTGAGGGAGTTGTGGTTCAGCTTACCACAGAATCCTGATATGTAA
- the LOC113016660 gene encoding dimethylaniline monooxygenase [N-oxide-forming] 5-like isoform X3 translates to MSDSQCLSIPKCSVMVRRVAVVGAGCSGLACIKICVDEGLEPVCFESSDDIGGMWNFRETPEPDRTSIYRSLVVNTSKEMMCFSDFPMPSDYPNFMHNSQLLQYFRLYAEHFDLLRYINFQTTVRSVLQRPDFSLSGQWEVVTINKNGQEERHIFDAILVCSGHYTHPTLPLSDFQGKRVVVVGTGNSGGDIAVEISRSAEKTFLSTRQGAWVLGRMSTNGVPLDIAVIKRINNVLFQLLPKTLVNWAAERALNNKYDHILYGLKPKHRHMERNLMINDDLPGRILQGAIVMKNNLEGFKDSRVVFEDGTVEKNIDAVVFCTGYIAKFPFLPSTLSEGPYEEVTLYKRAFPPSLQPPTLAVMGLFQVKGPLMPTVEMQARWAVKVFLGQSRLPTKEKMLDVIESERRRNMQSYPCPRQAVLQVDYIPYLDFMAGEVGVRPKLLRLFLRDPVLWAKVFFGPCTPYQYRLSGPGNWSGARQAIFTQWERVSQPFRTREIPDNTSKFGLCSPLMLTFTGTVIIVVLFSKGKIVTTLEAATEMLNKSTVFLRELWFSLPQNPDM, encoded by the exons ATGTCTGACTCACAGTGTCTTTCCATACCCAAGTGTTCAGTAATGGTTCGACGTGTGGCAGTAGTTGGAGCAGGCTGTTCTGGTTTGGCCTGTATCAAGATCTGTGTGGATGAGGGGCTCGAGCCTGTCTGCTTTGAAAGCAGTGATGACATTGGCGGCATGTGGAATTTTAGA GAGACACCTGAGCCAGATCGAACCAGCATCTACCGGTCCTTGGTGGTCAATACCTCCAAAGAAATGATGTGCTTCAGTGATTTTCCAATGCCATCTGACTATCCCAACTTCATGCATAACTCACAGCTTCTGCAGTACTTCAGGCTCTATGCTGAACACTTTGACCTGCTTAGATACATTAACTTTCAG ACCACAGTGAGGAGTGTTTTGCAAAGGCCGGATTTCTCTCTATCCGGCCAATGGGAAGTAGTGACCATAAACAAGAACGGACAGGAAGAGAGGCACATCTTTGATGCCATTCTGGTGTGCTCAGGTCACTACACCCATCCAACATTACCATTGTCTGACTTTCAAG GAAAaagggtggtggtggtcggCACTGGCAATTCTGGAGGTGATATTGCTGTGGAGATTAGCAGATCGGCCGAGAAG ACCTTTCTCAGTACACGTCAAGGGGCCTGGGTGCTGGGCAGGATGTCCACCAATGGCGTTCCTCTCGACATTGCAGTAATCAAACGGATCAACAACGTCCTCTTCCAATTGCTCCCCAAGACTTTGGTCAACTgggcagcagagagagcactGAACAATAAATATGACCACATATTGTATGGTCTAAAACCCAAACACAG ACATATGGAGAGAAACCTTATGATCAATGACGATCTCCCAGGCCGAATCCTTCAGGGGGCAATAGTCATGAAGAACAATCTGGAAGGGTTCAAGGACTCTAGAGTTGTATTTGAAGATGGCACGGTGGAGAAGAACATTGACGCCGTGGTATTTTGCACAGGTTACATTGCAAAGTTCCCATTCCTACCATCAACTCTGTCAGAGGGACCATATGAAGAGGTGACACTGTACAA GAGAGCGTTTCCTCCATCCCTGCAACCTCCCACACTGGCCGTCATGGGACTTTTCCAAGTAAAAGGTCCACTCATGCCTACAGTGGAAATGCAGGCTCGCTGGGCTGTTAAGGTCTTTTTAG GTCAGAGTCGTCTTCCAACCAAAGAGAAAATGCTGGATGTCATTGAAtctgagaggaggagaaacatgCAAAG CTATCCCTGTCCACGGCAGGCTGTTCTACAGGTTGATTACATCCCATATCTGGATTTTATGGCTGGGGAA GTAGGTGTTCGACCAAAACTCCTGAGGCTTTTTCTGAGAGACCCTGTGCTCTGGGCAAAGGTCTTCTTTGGTCCCTGCACACCTTATCAATATCGTCTTAGTGGGCCTGGAAATTGGTCTGGTGCCAGACAAGCTATCTTCACTCAGTGGGAGCGGGTTTCTCAACCGTTCAGAACCAGAGAAATACCAGACAACACCAGTAAATTTGGCTTGTGTTCTCCGCTGATGCTCACATTCACAGGAACTGTAATAATAGTCGTGCTTTTTTCTAAAGGCAAGATCGTTACGACCCTGGAAGCTGCTACTGAGATGCTGAACAAAAGCACAGTTTTTCTGAGGGAGTTGTGGTTCAGCTTACCACAGAATCCTGATATGTAA
- the LOC113016660 gene encoding dimethylaniline monooxygenase [N-oxide-forming] 5-like isoform X2, which translates to MVRRVAVVGAGCSGLACIKICVDEGLEPVCFESSDDIGGMWNFRETPEPDRTSIYRSLVVNTSKEMMCFSDFPMPSDYPNFMHNSQLLQYFRLYAEHFDLLRYINFQTTVRSVLQRPDFSLSGQWEVVTINKNGQEERHIFDAILVCSGHYTHPTLPLSDFQGHETFSGRCLHSWEYKDANAFTGKRVVVVGTGNSGGDIAVEISRSAEKTFLSTRQGAWVLGRMSTNGVPLDIAVIKRINNVLFQLLPKTLVNWAAERALNNKYDHILYGLKPKHRHMERNLMINDDLPGRILQGAIVMKNNLEGFKDSRVVFEDGTVEKNIDAVVFCTGYIAKFPFLPSTLSEGPYEEVTLYKRAFPPSLQPPTLAVMGLFQVKGPLMPTVEMQARWAVKVFLGQSRLPTKEKMLDVIESERRRNMQSYPCPRQAVLQVDYIPYLDFMAGEVGVRPKLLRLFLRDPVLWAKVFFGPCTPYQYRLSGPGNWSGARQAIFTQWERVSQPFRTREIPDNTSKFGLCSPLMLTFTGTVIIVVLFSKGKIVTTLEAATEMLNKSTVFLRELWFSLPQNPDM; encoded by the exons ATGGTTCGACGTGTGGCAGTAGTTGGAGCAGGCTGTTCTGGTTTGGCCTGTATCAAGATCTGTGTGGATGAGGGGCTCGAGCCTGTCTGCTTTGAAAGCAGTGATGACATTGGCGGCATGTGGAATTTTAGA GAGACACCTGAGCCAGATCGAACCAGCATCTACCGGTCCTTGGTGGTCAATACCTCCAAAGAAATGATGTGCTTCAGTGATTTTCCAATGCCATCTGACTATCCCAACTTCATGCATAACTCACAGCTTCTGCAGTACTTCAGGCTCTATGCTGAACACTTTGACCTGCTTAGATACATTAACTTTCAG ACCACAGTGAGGAGTGTTTTGCAAAGGCCGGATTTCTCTCTATCCGGCCAATGGGAAGTAGTGACCATAAACAAGAACGGACAGGAAGAGAGGCACATCTTTGATGCCATTCTGGTGTGCTCAGGTCACTACACCCATCCAACATTACCATTGTCTGACTTTCAAG ggcatgaaacCTTTTCTGGCAGGTGTCTTCACAGCTGGGAATATAAAGATGCAAATGCCTTCACAGGAAAaagggtggtggtggtcggCACTGGCAATTCTGGAGGTGATATTGCTGTGGAGATTAGCAGATCGGCCGAGAAG ACCTTTCTCAGTACACGTCAAGGGGCCTGGGTGCTGGGCAGGATGTCCACCAATGGCGTTCCTCTCGACATTGCAGTAATCAAACGGATCAACAACGTCCTCTTCCAATTGCTCCCCAAGACTTTGGTCAACTgggcagcagagagagcactGAACAATAAATATGACCACATATTGTATGGTCTAAAACCCAAACACAG ACATATGGAGAGAAACCTTATGATCAATGACGATCTCCCAGGCCGAATCCTTCAGGGGGCAATAGTCATGAAGAACAATCTGGAAGGGTTCAAGGACTCTAGAGTTGTATTTGAAGATGGCACGGTGGAGAAGAACATTGACGCCGTGGTATTTTGCACAGGTTACATTGCAAAGTTCCCATTCCTACCATCAACTCTGTCAGAGGGACCATATGAAGAGGTGACACTGTACAA GAGAGCGTTTCCTCCATCCCTGCAACCTCCCACACTGGCCGTCATGGGACTTTTCCAAGTAAAAGGTCCACTCATGCCTACAGTGGAAATGCAGGCTCGCTGGGCTGTTAAGGTCTTTTTAG GTCAGAGTCGTCTTCCAACCAAAGAGAAAATGCTGGATGTCATTGAAtctgagaggaggagaaacatgCAAAG CTATCCCTGTCCACGGCAGGCTGTTCTACAGGTTGATTACATCCCATATCTGGATTTTATGGCTGGGGAA GTAGGTGTTCGACCAAAACTCCTGAGGCTTTTTCTGAGAGACCCTGTGCTCTGGGCAAAGGTCTTCTTTGGTCCCTGCACACCTTATCAATATCGTCTTAGTGGGCCTGGAAATTGGTCTGGTGCCAGACAAGCTATCTTCACTCAGTGGGAGCGGGTTTCTCAACCGTTCAGAACCAGAGAAATACCAGACAACACCAGTAAATTTGGCTTGTGTTCTCCGCTGATGCTCACATTCACAGGAACTGTAATAATAGTCGTGCTTTTTTCTAAAGGCAAGATCGTTACGACCCTGGAAGCTGCTACTGAGATGCTGAACAAAAGCACAGTTTTTCTGAGGGAGTTGTGGTTCAGCTTACCACAGAATCCTGATATGTAA
- the LOC113016685 gene encoding dimethylaniline monooxygenase [N-oxide-forming] 5-like → MSRRVAVIGGGASGLACIKCCLDEGLEPVCFESSDDIGGLWRFKENPEPDRASIYHSVIINTSKEMMCFSDFPISAHFPNYMHNSLIMDYFRLYADHFQLTKHIRFNTKVLQVKQKSDFSHSGEWVVETENKDGKKEKHIFEAVMICIGHHCNPNMPLHDFPGIDTFTGKYFHSRDYKTPEEWRNKKVVVIGIGNSGGDIAVELSRVTKQLYLSTRRGAWILNRVWDNGIPVDLFSNRATGFLRKNLPFGAFCSLRESRLNKKFDHALYNLKPRHRVFSQHPTVNDELPNRILSGTVQVKPNICRFQGSSVEFDDGSVVEDVDLVVFATGYQFSFPFLASQVVSVSNNKASLYKYVFPPELERPTLAIIGLVQPLGAIMPISEMQARWATRVFKGCIKLPPSAAMLKDIQCKQEAMAQRYVTSQRHTIQVDYISYMDEIAELVGVQPNIPRMLLTDPRLGMNVLFGPCTPYQYRLRGPGKWAGARQAILTQWERVTQPMQTRPCDELKPSRSYKWPLLLSAAALSFTVYVKRNNLPAFLQDPTALLYRLKIMKV, encoded by the exons ATGAGTCGTCGTGTGGCAGTGATTGGTGGAGGGGCTTCAGGTCTGGCCTGTATCAAGTGCTGTTTGGATGAGGGGCTGGAGCCTGTGTGCTTCGAAAGTAGTGATGATATTGGTGGTCTGTGGAGGTTTAAG GAGAATCCAGAGCCAGACAGGGCCAGCATCTACCACTCTGTCATCATCAACACCTCAAAGGAGATGATGTGTTTCAGTGACTTTCCCATCTCGGCACACTTCCCAAACTACATGCACAACTCCCTCATCATGGACTACTTTCGGCTGTATGCTGACCACTTCCAGCTCACCAAGCACATACGCTTTAAT ACCAAAGTCTTGCAGGTGAAGCAGAAATCAGATTTTTCTCATTCAGGCGAGTGGGTTGTTGAAACGGAGAACAAGGATGGCAAGAAGgagaaacacatttttgaagCTGTGATGATCTGTATTGGACATCACTGCAACCCCAATATGCCTCTTCATGACTTTCCAG GCATTGACACTTTCACGGGGAAGTATTTCCACAGCAGAGACTACAAGACTCCCGAGGAGTGGAGGAATAAAAAGGTCGTGGTGATTGGAATTGGAAACTCTGGAGGAGACATAGCAGTGGAACTGAGTAGAGTCACCAAGCAG CTTTACCTGAGCACTCGAAGGGGAGCATGGATTCTGAATAGAGTCTGGGACAATGGGATTCCTGTTGACTTGTTTTCTAACAGGGCGACAGGTTTCCTAAGAaaaaatcttccctttggtgCTTTCTGTAGTCTGAGAGAGAGCCGGCTCAACAAAAAATTTGATCACGCTCTGTACAACCTAAAGCCAAGGCACAG GGTGTTCAGCCAACATCCCACAGTGAatgatgagcttcccaaccgcATCCTCTCTGGAACAGTTCAGGTGAAACCCAACATCTGCAGATTTCAAGGTTCCAGTGTGGAGTTTGATGATGGCAGTGTAGTGGAAGATGTTGACTTGGTG GTGTTTGCTACAGGATACCAGTTTTCCTTTCCATTCCTGGCTTCACAGGTGGTCTCTGTGTCTAACAACAAAGCATCTCTGTACAAATATGTGTTTCCTCCTGAGCTCGAACGCCCGACTCTGGCTATCATTGGTCTAGTGCAGCCACTGGGAGCCATTATGCCCATCTCTGAGATGCAGGCCAGATGGGCTACACGTGTCTTCAAAG GCTGCATAAAGCTTCCTCCATCAGCTGCCATGCTAAAAGATATTCAGTGTAAGCAGGAGGCCATGGCTCAAAG GTATGTCACCAGTCAGAGACACACCATCCAGGTGGACTACATCAGCTACATGGATGAAATAGCAGAGCTAGTGGGAGTTCAACCCAACATCCCAAGGATGCTGCTGACTGACCCCAGGCTGGGAATGAATGTGCTCTTTGGTCCCTGCACGCCGTACCAGTATCGTCTCAGGGGGCCAGGAAAGTGGGCTGGAGCCCGCCAGGCAATCCTCACTCAGTGGGAGAGAGTGACTCAACCTATGCAGACCAGACCATGTGATGAGCTCAAACCCAGCAGATCATATAAGTGGCCTCTGCTTCTGTCGGCTGCTGCTTTGTCCTTCACTGTCTATGTTAAAAGGAACAACCTTCCAGCTTTCCTTCAGGATCCCACTGCTTTGCTATACAGGCTTAAAATAATGAAAGTTTAA